The Nicotiana tabacum cultivar K326 chromosome 1, ASM71507v2, whole genome shotgun sequence genome segment AAGATGATGGCAAAATTTTTGGGTATCAGGGTCTGAAGGTAACCCTCTTTCTCAGAAGTGCTCTTTGTGGCTGAGTTGTTCTGAGTTTCATTTGTTATTTAATTTTTCTACTGGATACACCTAAAAGTCTTCAGAACAAGAAAAAATGGAGAAAGTTGTCATGTATAGTGACTTGAGTGTTCCTTTGACATGAGTGTCCTGGTTTTCGGACTAAAAGTCTAAAAGAGATATGATGTGACTGCATTTGTGTTGCACAAGTGTCAGAGAGGTATCTGATTGGTGTTGATATTGGACTTGATAGTAACTAGAGCCTGCTATTAGAATATGGTGTTTGCTTCCCTGCCACAAATTTCTTCTCTCCCTTACACGTCTCATAATGGATTAGGGATGTTGGTCTATCAGGTTAATGATGAGATTGCATGATTTAAGGGAGGACTGCAGTCCTTATCTGGAAAAAAAGAAGGGAAGGACTATATTTGTGAGGAGAGAAGAAAGAGTTTTAGGGTGCGTGCAAGGGTTTTTGAGGTTTTGAGATGGGCTGCAAGTTGGCTAAGTGTGTGGATGGGATGAGTATCAAAGTTCTGCTTAGTCCTTCTAAAGTACATTTGCTATCATCTTGCTTACATGAGCTATGCTACATGTTCTGGAACTGAGATGAATTCAGGAACTTCAAGTTCTAGACTGCACCTTCATCTGTGGTTGCTGCTTATCTAGATATCAGGTTGCACATTCGGTCCTGGCTTCTCACCAGAATTTTCTGTTTCAGCGTCCCTTCACAGGTCTGATCCAATAAGGATACAAtttttttgaccaaaaaatagATAAAGGAGACCTTAGTAATGATCTTGAATGAATGTCATAAACTTGGAGTCGCCCAGCACAAAAAGTCAGAAAACGCTGCCCCCTCTCCACTTCCATAGAGGGGAAGAGAGGAAAATGATAGCATGTATAATTGTTACATAACTTTGATAATGCTCTTACTTGTATTGATTGTTCTTTTAGTTAATctgatcttttcatgtttccatTTTGCAGATCACTATTTGGGTTAGCTTGATATCCTTTCATGCTTATGCTGATATTTCCTTTGAGAGCTCATCAGATGTAAGTATCCTTTTTTGCTCCTTTTTTGCTTCTTGTTTTTGCTCCTACTGTTCAAATTTCTAATGTATAAACGAGTGAACTAGATTCTAGTGATGTCCCTAATCTTCGCTATTCTATTGCTTTTGCTCCTATCACTTAAGTGCATGAATTTTAAGGGTTGAATCTCATTGAGAGTTATTTCAGACTTTCGGGATATATCTCATTACAAATGGTTCTTTGCAGTCGACTAAGAGCCAAAATGCAATTCTCTATGAAAGAGTTACCTCTCAGGATTTGCTTGACTTATTTCTTACTCACTTGTATatgattttcttctctttattcttttatctttttttggATTACTAGGGAGGCAGAGGTATCACAGATCTAAAGTCTGCTTTACAGGTAATGACTGTATGGATTTTCTCTTAGTGTAATATTATCAATACGGGGTTTAACTGTGATTTTTCTAGCAGAATATTTTTGCTGAGAGTCTCGTTGATGAAAAAGATGCCTTCCTGCAAACATTTTCAACTGAAAGCCATTATGTTCGGTTTGTCCGGAACTTTATTATACCTATTTTTTCATGTTGATTCTACTTGCCATCCATGATGAATCATATTTCGTTCGACCAATTTCTACCATATATTTATATCTAAGTTATGCTTGCACACAGGTCTGTTGTCTCAAATGCTGAAGCATTGCAGCATAAAGTTTCAAATGGCTGTAGCACCGAATCTAATTGTCTTTCAAAATCAGAGCCTTTTGATGCAGAGGTGCCTTCTTTGGCCCTTTTCTTGACTTATTAGGATAGAGATGACAATAATCATATCTGTTTTATGCCTCTAGTCTAGTGCATGCATAATATCtttcttatgtgtttctcttttaaGATGTTAAGGGTTTTGAACAAACTAGTACTAAAGCAGCTAAACTACAGCTGCCAATCCAATGTGTTAGATTGGAATATGGTGAAGGATATCTTCTAGACCTATATGGAATAATGATTTATGAACCATTTATATTAGCGAACTTCTTTCTACTATTTGGGTAACATATGTTATAAGAAGCTACTCCTGCCTGATTGGAAGCTTCTGTCTATGTCTGTTGTGTGCTCTCTCAAAATTTGATACTTCACTTCCTTATGCATGTGGATTCTTAGCATGTTGAGTACTTGAGTTGAAACATTATGTTTGTGTATTTTGTGACAAATAAGCTAAGGATTGATTATCCTTCTCGGAATTGGTCCAGGTATTCCGGATTGTTGGCATGCCTGTAGGACACCTTTATAGCAGATTGGTGCCACTTGTACTACTTTTAGTGGATGGTAAGAGTTGTatgttttttttgaaaaaaattatcaTTTATGGCTGGCTTCAATTCTTATAGCGGTGTTTGTAACCAGGTAGCAATCCTATTGACATCCTTGATCCTAGATGGGAGATTTATCTCCTAATCCAGGAAAGGAAAGATACCCAGGAAGAAAGCCTTTCAAGGTTGCTTGGTTTTGCAGCTGTCTACCGTTTCCACCGTTATCCTGAAAGTAAACGCTTGCGACTTGGGCAGGTAAATAATTGACAGTTAGGCATGATCataacatatatattttattgatatagCTCTTTCTAACTTGTAACTGATTTGGATTTTGGCAGATACTAGTTTTGCCTCCTTACCAGCGTAAAGGTTATGGTCGTTTTCTTCTTGAGGTGCTGAACAGGGTTGCAATATCAGAAAACGTATATGACCTGACTGTTGAAGAGCCAGAGGATTCTCTTCAACATGTTCGATCGTGTATTGATGTGGAGCGTTTGCTTGTATTTGACCCAATCCAGCAAGCGCTAGACTCAGTTGTATCACGTTTAAAGCACGAAAATCCTTCTAAAAAA includes the following:
- the LOC107771873 gene encoding histone acetyltransferase type B catalytic subunit; this translates as MGTKHHSSDPIDDPKKRRRVGFSKPDAGIEANECITIYLVSSKEDVDSPNSFCLEPVDLNHFFEDDGKIFGYQGLKITIWVSLISFHAYADISFESSSDGGRGITDLKSALQNIFAESLVDEKDAFLQTFSTESHYVRSVVSNAEALQHKVSNGCSTESNCLSKSEPFDAEVFRIVGMPVGHLYSRLVPLVLLLVDGSNPIDILDPRWEIYLLIQERKDTQEESLSRLLGFAAVYRFHRYPESKRLRLGQILVLPPYQRKGYGRFLLEVLNRVAISENVYDLTVEEPEDSLQHVRSCIDVERLLVFDPIQQALDSVVSRLKHENPSKKSYTCKYGPPLSAVEDVRKTLKINKKQFEQCWEILIYLSLNPVDKYMETYRTIVLHRVKAEVVGKDSEGNGKQVIDVPTEYDQEMSFVMFKSQNGESSSIEKADNQSNVEEQLQKLVDERLDQIKLIAEKVSVHRQ